From Rhodanobacteraceae bacterium, the proteins below share one genomic window:
- a CDS encoding Type IV fimbrial biogenesis protein PilY1, translating into MNKIYSLVWNRSRKQIEVASELARSHGGGATAGSATGTAVVRNALVAEISTALARGAPHLPKALVAVALLSGSLAWAPHALAANSSCLNTTYAAAPTGTNTVSCGYNTTVKGNNDVAIGTNAYAAGIAAIAEGGGAKAYGNQSTALGGGAQAGATGGVTNQSIALGAYTGATGDQSTALGNNAQASGNSAIAIGGDDVDKVATKTYTAIVNGTSSTATGAQLFTALTGSTAIAAGTYVTPEAGDASIALGAQATAGGTFNGSKPSGTFTPNGVFDIAIGTQAKAIGFSSIALGTGASASADTSFAIGPNAQASAVEAMAFGVSAKASGANAIAIGTGGTTTATYTQATGTGATALGGNATAGAKASGNNSIAIGGQSVGSGTSAVAIGVGATAGNGNDVALGAGSVTAAPHTTNLTVITGSAAPQGTPVAANGVLSVGASGKERQVQNVAAGTISATSTDAVNGSQLYAVGTQVNTNTANIAANTAQIASNTSNIATLQADQTHFFSVNDATTTDGNYNNDGATGTDALAAGVGASAAGNAATAVGKGAAASGNYSAAIGYGASAGFAGAALGDNAHANGDFSVAVGRAAASGYKSVAMGYNAAANVNTGVALGNGAAANSDNDVALGAGSSTSTPSTGPYTINGGTIAATSDTNGVVSVGSAGKERQIQNVAAGTVTATSTDAVNGSQLYAVGTQVNTNTANIATLQANQTHFVSVNGASTDANYNNNGATGSHALAAGVAASASGKQSTAVGNNALGVGNYSVAVGEGSFALGQWSAAVGPGAYAGAYDTAMGPGANAHGSNSTALGFDAQVNGNSGVAAGDHAYIYGEQATAIGMFAHAGSATNPTYGNNAVAIGTNAYAGSAGGADIALGNATQATGGSSIAFGNGAQAHGIDSISVGAGSVVSGNNSGAFGDPNTVTGNDSYAFGNDDTVANNNTFVLGNAVTTTQDNSVVLGNASSDRAATTVTGGTINGTAYTYAGQGSAANGVVSVGAAGSERQIINVAAGQVSVTSTDAVNGSQLFATDTAVTALGTTVVNLGNSTATALGGTSSYNPATGTVTAGLNVGGNNYTDVNSALNAINTTASAGWNLSANGGTAVNIAPGGTVNVAQGSNIVVTQSGTDLTIATSATPNFTSVTTGNTTMDTNGLTIAGGANGTVSLTKTGLDNGGNRITNVADGTNPTDAVNLGQMDTAVAGAKTHYYSVNDGGTQGGNYNDDGATGVDSLAAGVGARASGSNATAVGSGAAATYAGAVALGSGAEGYATNATALGSGSFVVASNGTAVGAGAQARGQNSTALGYSSYASGTGSTAIGGALVRGDSSVGVGNAYGGGTAAVAIGKGAATGNNTRPTYGNYAVAIGNGAYAGSPVGSDIAMGSLALAIGGYSTAIGARAVAAGSQAAAFGFGALALGNDSLALGEGAIAANTNDVALGAGSVTDSPHPTGSAVIGGTTYTFAGGNPASVVSVGSSGNERQITNVAAGQLNANSTDAVNGSQLYATNQAIDAVSNVANEGWNVTTAATGTGVANGTSVANVGPGQTMTLTAGDNIVATQNGTNVAIGLNPVLTGLTSVTTGNTTMDTNGLTITGGANGTVSLTNAGLDNGGNQIHGVADGTAATDAVNVSQLDTAVAGVKTHYFSVNDGGTQRANYNDDGATGLDSMAAGVAASARGDYAAAVGSYAIAAGAYSVALGNHAAVDTLAGNVANSMALGNNAWVGSIGGDDSNSIAIGNSAYVGGNRYSNSKYAAKGSIAIGDHAYVGNPKADTNYAMALGGYARATASYATAIGAQASAAGYGSAALGHAASASGDGAVALGTTTVASGTYATAVGPFAAAQGYSSAAFGDSANALGDRSLALGANAVANNADDVALGDGSVTTAANPTASGVINGVTYTYAGGNPISVVSVGSPGNERQITNVAAGRISATSTDAVNGSQLYATNQAIGGIQQQINTINQGGSGEFQTSAGTTGSPSATGTNSAAGGANATASGNDSLAVGNNSTASGNQSTAVGTSATANGTGSTAIGDGAQATGNNSVALGAGSVATGDNTVSVGSTGNTRRITNVAAGTAPTDAVNVSQLQQAQKGGVQYDTNSDGSTDYNSVTLNPGGSGTTVIHNVGAGTANTDAVNVGQMNTAIAGAVTSANNYTDQRYNELKGSMAQIGNRANAGIASAIAAASLPQPYAPNQSSLGVGLGSFHGEAGIAVGMSKISESGRFILKANVSSDTRGDVGAGVGAGIVW; encoded by the coding sequence ATGAACAAGATTTACAGCCTGGTGTGGAACCGTTCGCGCAAACAGATCGAAGTCGCCTCGGAGCTGGCGCGCAGCCATGGCGGCGGCGCCACGGCGGGAAGCGCGACGGGCACGGCGGTCGTGCGAAATGCGCTCGTGGCAGAGATTTCCACCGCGCTTGCACGCGGCGCGCCCCATCTTCCGAAAGCGCTCGTTGCTGTTGCGCTTTTGTCTGGTTCGTTGGCATGGGCACCGCACGCATTGGCGGCCAACTCGAGTTGCCTCAATACCACTTACGCGGCTGCCCCGACGGGAACCAATACGGTGAGCTGCGGATACAACACGACCGTCAAGGGCAACAATGACGTTGCGATCGGCACCAATGCCTACGCAGCGGGCATCGCTGCCATTGCCGAGGGCGGCGGCGCCAAGGCGTATGGAAACCAGTCCACTGCATTGGGCGGTGGCGCGCAGGCGGGCGCCACGGGCGGCGTCACCAATCAATCCATCGCCCTGGGCGCCTACACGGGAGCGACCGGCGACCAGTCCACCGCGCTTGGCAACAACGCGCAGGCCAGCGGCAACTCCGCCATTGCGATCGGCGGTGACGACGTGGACAAGGTGGCGACGAAGACCTACACCGCAATCGTCAACGGCACTTCCTCGACCGCGACCGGTGCACAGCTGTTCACCGCGCTCACCGGCAGTACCGCGATCGCCGCGGGTACCTATGTCACACCCGAGGCCGGCGATGCGTCCATCGCATTGGGCGCGCAGGCCACGGCGGGCGGAACCTTCAACGGCTCCAAGCCGTCGGGCACCTTCACGCCGAACGGCGTGTTCGACATCGCCATCGGCACGCAGGCGAAAGCCATCGGCTTTTCCTCGATCGCGCTGGGTACCGGCGCCTCCGCCAGCGCGGACACTTCGTTCGCGATCGGCCCGAACGCGCAGGCTTCGGCGGTGGAAGCGATGGCCTTCGGTGTTTCGGCGAAAGCGTCCGGCGCCAATGCAATCGCCATTGGCACCGGCGGCACGACGACCGCCACTTACACGCAAGCGACCGGAACCGGCGCCACGGCCCTCGGCGGCAATGCGACGGCAGGCGCCAAAGCTTCGGGGAACAATTCGATCGCGATCGGCGGCCAAAGCGTCGGCAGCGGGACCTCGGCCGTCGCGATCGGCGTTGGCGCGACCGCTGGCAACGGCAACGATGTTGCGCTGGGCGCGGGCAGCGTGACCGCTGCGCCGCATACCACGAACCTCACGGTTATCACGGGCAGCGCCGCACCACAAGGCACGCCGGTTGCGGCCAATGGTGTGCTGTCGGTAGGCGCGAGCGGCAAGGAACGCCAGGTCCAGAACGTCGCGGCCGGCACCATCAGTGCGACCAGCACCGATGCGGTGAACGGTTCACAACTCTATGCAGTAGGCACGCAGGTCAACACGAACACGGCCAACATCGCCGCCAACACCGCGCAAATCGCCAGCAACACGAGCAACATCGCAACACTGCAAGCTGACCAGACGCATTTCTTCAGCGTCAACGACGCCACCACGACGGACGGCAACTACAACAATGATGGCGCCACCGGCACCGACGCCTTGGCGGCTGGCGTGGGTGCGAGCGCGGCCGGCAACGCCGCGACGGCAGTCGGCAAGGGCGCCGCCGCGTCGGGCAATTATTCCGCGGCGATCGGCTATGGGGCGAGCGCCGGGTTCGCGGGCGCTGCTCTGGGTGATAATGCGCACGCCAATGGCGACTTCTCGGTTGCGGTCGGCCGTGCGGCTGCATCGGGATACAAATCGGTTGCGATGGGCTACAACGCGGCGGCCAACGTGAATACCGGCGTCGCGCTGGGCAACGGCGCCGCGGCCAACAGCGACAACGACGTGGCTCTGGGTGCAGGCAGCAGCACGTCGACACCTTCGACGGGACCGTACACGATCAACGGTGGAACCATCGCCGCGACCAGCGATACGAATGGCGTGGTGAGCGTGGGTTCGGCGGGCAAGGAACGCCAGATCCAGAACGTCGCGGCCGGCACCGTGACCGCGACCAGCACCGACGCGGTGAACGGTTCGCAGTTGTATGCGGTGGGCACGCAGGTCAACACCAACACCGCGAACATTGCGACGCTGCAGGCGAACCAGACGCACTTCGTCAGCGTCAATGGCGCGAGCACCGACGCCAATTACAACAACAACGGAGCCACCGGCAGCCATGCGCTGGCTGCAGGTGTCGCGGCGTCCGCCAGCGGCAAGCAGAGCACGGCGGTGGGCAACAATGCCCTCGGCGTTGGCAACTACAGCGTCGCGGTGGGTGAAGGTTCGTTTGCGTTGGGGCAATGGTCCGCCGCGGTGGGGCCTGGCGCCTACGCGGGTGCCTACGACACCGCGATGGGCCCGGGCGCGAATGCACACGGAAGCAACAGCACGGCGCTGGGCTTCGATGCACAAGTCAACGGCAACTCCGGCGTTGCGGCGGGCGACCACGCTTACATTTATGGCGAGCAGGCGACCGCCATCGGCATGTTCGCGCACGCGGGCAGCGCCACCAATCCCACTTACGGCAACAATGCGGTTGCCATCGGCACCAACGCGTATGCGGGCAGTGCGGGCGGCGCAGATATCGCGTTGGGCAACGCCACGCAGGCGACGGGTGGCAGCAGCATCGCGTTCGGCAACGGCGCACAGGCACACGGCATCGATTCGATCAGCGTGGGTGCGGGCAGCGTCGTCAGCGGCAACAACTCCGGTGCCTTCGGTGATCCGAACACCGTCACCGGCAACGACAGCTACGCGTTCGGCAACGACGATACCGTCGCCAACAACAACACTTTCGTGCTGGGCAACGCTGTCACCACCACGCAGGACAACAGCGTGGTGCTGGGCAATGCTTCGTCCGATCGCGCGGCGACGACGGTCACCGGCGGCACGATCAACGGCACGGCTTACACGTACGCGGGCCAGGGTTCGGCGGCGAACGGCGTGGTGAGCGTGGGCGCCGCGGGCAGCGAGCGCCAGATCATCAACGTCGCGGCCGGCCAAGTCAGCGTCACCAGCACCGACGCGGTGAATGGTTCGCAGCTGTTCGCAACCGACACCGCGGTGACGGCACTCGGCACCACCGTGGTCAATCTCGGCAACAGCACGGCCACTGCCCTGGGCGGTACCAGCAGCTACAACCCAGCAACCGGCACGGTGACTGCGGGCCTGAACGTCGGCGGCAACAATTACACCGACGTCAACAGCGCGTTGAACGCCATCAACACGACCGCCAGCGCGGGTTGGAATCTGTCCGCGAACGGCGGCACCGCCGTGAACATTGCGCCGGGCGGCACGGTGAACGTGGCGCAAGGCAGCAACATCGTGGTGACGCAAAGCGGCACCGATCTCACGATCGCCACCTCGGCCACGCCGAACTTCACCAGCGTGACCACGGGCAACACCACCATGGACACCAATGGCCTGACGATCGCCGGTGGCGCGAACGGCACGGTGAGCTTGACCAAAACCGGCCTCGACAACGGCGGCAACAGGATCACCAACGTCGCGGACGGCACCAACCCGACCGATGCCGTGAACCTGGGTCAGATGGACACGGCGGTCGCGGGCGCGAAGACGCATTACTACAGCGTCAACGACGGCGGCACGCAGGGCGGCAACTACAACGATGATGGCGCGACGGGTGTCGATTCGCTCGCGGCGGGCGTTGGCGCGAGGGCGTCGGGCAGCAACGCCACGGCGGTAGGCAGCGGCGCTGCGGCAACCTACGCTGGCGCGGTCGCGTTGGGCAGCGGCGCGGAAGGCTACGCCACCAATGCTACGGCGCTGGGTTCGGGTTCTTTCGTGGTCGCCAGCAACGGCACCGCGGTGGGCGCGGGTGCACAAGCGCGCGGCCAGAACAGCACTGCGCTGGGTTATTCGTCGTACGCGTCGGGTACCGGCAGCACCGCGATTGGCGGTGCGCTGGTGCGCGGCGATTCCAGCGTCGGCGTGGGCAACGCCTACGGCGGAGGAACGGCCGCGGTCGCGATCGGCAAGGGCGCAGCCACCGGCAACAACACGCGGCCGACCTATGGCAACTACGCCGTGGCCATCGGCAACGGTGCCTACGCGGGCAGCCCGGTGGGTTCGGACATCGCGATGGGCAGCCTCGCGCTGGCGATCGGCGGTTACAGCACCGCGATCGGCGCGCGCGCGGTCGCGGCCGGCTCGCAGGCGGCAGCGTTCGGCTTCGGTGCACTGGCGCTCGGCAACGACAGTCTTGCGCTGGGCGAGGGCGCCATCGCCGCGAATACGAATGACGTCGCGCTGGGCGCGGGCTCGGTCACGGATTCGCCGCACCCGACCGGCAGCGCGGTGATCGGCGGCACGACCTACACCTTCGCCGGCGGCAATCCTGCCAGCGTCGTCAGCGTCGGCAGCAGCGGCAATGAGCGGCAGATCACCAACGTCGCGGCGGGCCAGTTGAATGCCAACAGCACCGACGCGGTGAACGGCTCGCAGTTGTACGCCACCAACCAGGCCATCGACGCGGTCAGCAACGTCGCGAACGAGGGCTGGAACGTGACGACGGCGGCGACCGGCACCGGCGTCGCCAACGGCACCAGCGTCGCCAACGTCGGCCCCGGCCAGACCATGACGCTGACCGCGGGCGACAACATCGTCGCGACGCAGAACGGCACGAACGTGGCGATCGGCTTGAATCCGGTGTTGACGGGCCTGACCAGCGTGACCACCGGCAACACCACGATGGACACCAATGGCCTGACGATTACCGGCGGCGCGAACGGCACGGTGAGCTTGACCAACGCCGGCCTCGACAACGGCGGCAACCAGATCCACGGCGTGGCCGACGGCACCGCCGCGACCGACGCGGTGAACGTGAGCCAGCTCGACACCGCCGTCGCCGGTGTGAAGACGCATTACTTCAGCGTCAACGATGGCGGCACGCAACGCGCCAACTACAACGACGATGGTGCGACCGGACTCGACTCCATGGCGGCGGGCGTGGCGGCGTCGGCACGCGGCGATTACGCGGCGGCCGTGGGTTCCTACGCGATCGCGGCAGGCGCCTACAGCGTGGCCCTGGGCAATCATGCGGCCGTGGACACGCTCGCCGGCAATGTCGCCAACAGCATGGCGCTCGGCAACAATGCATGGGTCGGCAGCATCGGCGGCGATGACAGCAACAGCATCGCCATCGGCAACTCCGCCTATGTGGGCGGCAACCGCTACAGCAACAGCAAGTACGCCGCGAAGGGCAGCATCGCGATCGGCGATCACGCCTATGTCGGCAATCCGAAGGCAGATACCAACTACGCGATGGCGTTGGGTGGCTACGCGCGTGCCACGGCGAGCTACGCCACCGCCATCGGCGCACAGGCCAGTGCGGCAGGCTACGGATCGGCGGCGCTGGGCCATGCCGCGTCGGCATCGGGTGACGGTGCCGTCGCGCTCGGCACCACGACCGTCGCCAGCGGAACCTACGCCACGGCAGTCGGTCCGTTCGCGGCCGCGCAGGGCTATTCGTCCGCCGCATTCGGTGACAGCGCGAACGCACTCGGCGATCGCAGCCTTGCGCTGGGCGCCAACGCCGTCGCCAACAATGCCGATGACGTGGCGCTGGGCGATGGCTCCGTCACGACAGCCGCGAACCCGACCGCGAGCGGTGTCATCAATGGCGTGACCTATACCTACGCGGGTGGCAATCCGATCAGCGTCGTCAGCGTCGGCAGCCCCGGCAACGAGCGCCAGATCACCAACGTGGCGGCCGGCCGCATCAGCGCGACCAGCACCGACGCGGTGAACGGCTCGCAGTTGTACGCGACCAACCAGGCGATCGGCGGCATCCAGCAGCAGATCAACACCATCAACCAGGGTGGCAGTGGCGAGTTCCAGACCAGTGCCGGCACCACGGGTTCGCCGTCGGCGACGGGCACGAACTCGGCGGCCGGCGGCGCCAATGCCACGGCATCCGGCAACGACAGTCTTGCGGTCGGCAACAACAGCACGGCCAGCGGCAACCAGAGTACCGCGGTGGGTACCTCCGCCACCGCCAACGGCACGGGCAGCACCGCGATAGGCGACGGCGCGCAGGCCACCGGCAACAACAGCGTCGCGCTGGGCGCGGGTTCGGTCGCCACGGGCGACAACACGGTGTCGGTGGGTTCGACGGGCAACACGCGCAGGATCACCAACGTCGCCGCGGGCACCGCGCCGACCGACGCGGTCAACGTCAGCCAGTTGCAGCAGGCGCAAAAGGGCGGCGTGCAGTACGACACCAACAGCGACGGCAGCACCGACTACAACAGCGTCACGTTGAATCCGGGCGGCAGCGGTACGACCGTGATCCACAACGTCGGCGCCGGCACCGCCAACACCGATGCGGTGAACGTCGGCCAGATGAACACGGCCATCGCGGGCGCGGTCACCTCGGCCAACAACTACACCGATCAGCGCTACAACGAGCTGAAGGGCAGCATGGCCCAGATCGGCAACCGCGCCAACGCGGGTATCGCTTCGGCGATCGCGGCGGCGAGCCTGCCGCAACCGTACGCGCCGAACCAGAGTTCGCTCGGCGTGGGCCTGGGTTCGTTCCACGGCGAAGCGGGCATCGCGGTCGGCATGTCGAAGATCTCGGAAAGCGGCCGCTTCATCCTCAAGGCCAACGTCAGCTCCGACACGCGCGGCGACGTCGGCGCGGGCGTCGGCGCCGGCATCGTGTGGTGA
- a CDS encoding ATP-dependent helicase HrpB, giving the protein MTVPSFPIAPLLAHVRASLAAHTRLVLEAPPGAGKTTQVPPALLDEPWLQGRKIVMLEPRRIAARAAAEFMAAQRGEAAGQTIGYRVRFESRVSNATRVEVVTEGILTRMLQDDPELPDVGAIVFDEFHERHLAGDLGAVLALDAQVSLRPDLRILVMSATLDGTRVAEWLSAPVLRSEGRAFPVRIEYPPARRGENELARLRRIVQAALAETDGDVLVFLPGRREIAQAQRMLASSLPPFTGEGARLRPMGSAVNGSRQPEGRAPWMARVRADGGNSRKGFPLPSPPPQAGEGENLEIIPLHGELSLIDQQAALAPGEAGTRRVILATNVAESSITVPGVRAVIDTGLAREPRFDPNSGFTRLATVNIAQASADQRAGRAGRVAPGVAWRMWPESRRLDASRTPEIAQAELSGLALELAAWGVGADAPASLRWLDAPPAGALAAARDLLQRLGAIDAELRITSLGRDMLQLGSTPRMAAAALRAPEPLHPLVADLLALLGARSPLRGEFNDDLRARVDALHRFRDGGARTLRNADSGALSAIEQAARGWRKRLGIRHGASGTPDVFSVGNLLLHAFPDRVAKQDANDPRRYQLANGRGARLHEASELSGEPWLVVIEARFDARDSLILAAAPFDPALLERDYPQGFTRERVVRMNASGVVEAFEERRFDAIVLERRAAAVSAEDALPALLAMIRARGIAALPWSDAATRLRTRVQWLRRALPDAGLPDVSDAALLDSLESWLAPALIGKRKLDALLAEDVSNALAGLLDWPQRKLLDEAAPDAITVPSGRTLKLDYTAAQANDFLSSPSGRGAAGEGTIPRNARSRALEPSPGAARHPLPEGEGSRAASPVLAVKLQELFGLAETPRIAHERVPVMLHLLSPAGRPIQVTQDLRGFWDRTYPEVKKELKGRYPKHPWPDDPWTAAPTHRAKPRR; this is encoded by the coding sequence ATGACTGTTCCAAGTTTTCCGATTGCGCCACTGCTTGCGCATGTCCGGGCTTCGCTGGCCGCGCACACGCGCCTGGTGCTGGAAGCGCCGCCGGGCGCGGGCAAGACCACGCAGGTGCCTCCCGCGCTTCTCGACGAGCCGTGGCTCCAGGGCCGCAAGATCGTGATGCTGGAACCGCGCCGGATCGCGGCGCGCGCCGCGGCGGAATTCATGGCCGCGCAGCGCGGCGAAGCGGCGGGCCAGACGATCGGCTATCGCGTCCGCTTCGAATCGCGCGTGTCGAATGCTACGCGCGTCGAAGTCGTCACCGAAGGAATATTGACGCGCATGTTGCAGGACGATCCGGAACTGCCGGACGTCGGCGCGATCGTGTTCGACGAATTCCACGAGCGCCACCTGGCGGGTGACCTCGGCGCGGTGCTGGCGCTCGATGCGCAGGTGTCGCTTCGCCCCGACCTGCGCATCCTGGTGATGTCGGCAACGCTGGATGGCACGCGCGTCGCCGAGTGGTTGTCCGCGCCGGTGTTGCGCAGCGAAGGCCGTGCGTTTCCCGTTCGCATCGAATATCCGCCTGCACGCCGTGGCGAGAACGAACTCGCGCGACTGCGGCGCATCGTTCAAGCGGCGCTCGCGGAAACCGATGGCGACGTGCTGGTGTTCCTGCCGGGGCGGCGCGAAATCGCGCAGGCGCAAAGGATGCTCGCTTCATCCCTTCCCCCGTTTACGGGGGAAGGCGCCCGACTACGGCCGATGGGATCGGCCGTGAACGGCTCCCGCCAACCCGAAGGGCGAGCGCCATGGATGGCGCGAGTAAGGGCGGATGGGGGGAACTCTCGCAAAGGCTTCCCCCTCCCCAGCCCTCCCCCGCAAGCGGGGGAGGGAGAAAATCTCGAAATCATTCCGCTGCATGGCGAGCTTTCGCTCATCGACCAGCAGGCCGCGCTGGCGCCCGGCGAAGCAGGCACGCGCCGCGTGATCCTCGCCACCAACGTCGCCGAATCCTCGATCACGGTGCCGGGCGTGCGCGCGGTGATCGACACGGGGCTGGCGCGCGAACCGCGCTTCGATCCGAACTCGGGTTTCACGCGGCTCGCGACGGTCAACATTGCGCAGGCCTCGGCCGACCAGCGCGCCGGACGCGCGGGACGCGTCGCGCCGGGCGTCGCTTGGCGAATGTGGCCGGAAAGCAGGCGCCTCGACGCGTCACGCACGCCGGAGATCGCGCAAGCGGAGTTGTCCGGGCTTGCGCTGGAACTCGCGGCGTGGGGCGTCGGTGCGGATGCGCCGGCATCCCTGCGCTGGCTGGACGCACCACCCGCGGGCGCGCTGGCCGCCGCGCGCGATCTGCTGCAACGGCTCGGCGCGATCGATGCCGAGCTGCGCATCACCTCACTCGGCCGCGACATGCTGCAACTGGGATCGACGCCGCGCATGGCCGCCGCGGCACTGCGCGCCCCGGAACCGTTGCACCCGCTGGTCGCCGACCTGCTGGCGCTGCTGGGAGCGCGCTCGCCGCTGCGCGGTGAATTCAACGACGATTTGCGCGCGCGGGTCGACGCACTGCATCGCTTTCGCGATGGTGGTGCGCGAACGCTGCGCAATGCCGACAGCGGCGCGTTGTCGGCCATCGAGCAGGCCGCACGCGGCTGGCGCAAACGGCTCGGCATCCGCCACGGCGCCAGCGGCACGCCAGATGTCTTCAGCGTCGGCAACCTGTTGCTGCACGCGTTTCCGGACCGGGTTGCGAAACAGGATGCGAACGATCCGCGCCGCTATCAGCTCGCCAACGGCCGCGGCGCGCGCTTGCACGAAGCTTCGGAGTTGTCCGGTGAACCATGGCTGGTCGTCATCGAGGCGCGTTTCGACGCGCGCGACAGCTTGATCCTCGCTGCGGCGCCATTCGATCCCGCGCTGCTGGAACGCGATTACCCGCAAGGGTTCACGCGCGAACGCGTGGTGCGGATGAATGCGAGCGGCGTGGTCGAAGCCTTCGAGGAAAGGCGCTTCGACGCGATCGTGCTGGAACGCCGCGCCGCCGCCGTCAGCGCGGAAGATGCCCTGCCCGCATTGCTTGCGATGATTCGTGCGCGCGGCATCGCCGCGCTGCCGTGGAGCGACGCAGCCACACGCCTGCGCACGCGCGTCCAATGGCTGCGCCGCGCGCTGCCCGATGCCGGCTTGCCGGACGTTTCCGATGCGGCGCTACTGGATTCACTGGAAAGCTGGCTCGCGCCCGCGTTGATCGGCAAGCGCAAGCTGGATGCGTTGTTGGCCGAGGACGTGTCGAACGCGCTTGCGGGTTTGCTCGACTGGCCGCAGCGCAAGCTGCTGGACGAAGCCGCGCCCGACGCGATCACTGTGCCGAGCGGACGAACCTTGAAGCTCGATTACACCGCCGCGCAGGCGAACGATTTTCTCTCCTCTCCCTCCGGGAGAGGGGCCGCGGGTGAGGGTACGATTCCGCGCAATGCAAGATCACGCGCACTCGAACCCTCACCCGGCGCTGCGCGTCACCCTCTCCCGGAGGGAGAGGGGAGCAGAGCGGCGTCACCGGTACTTGCCGTCAAGCTGCAGGAATTGTTCGGGCTGGCCGAAACGCCGCGCATCGCGCACGAACGCGTGCCCGTGATGCTGCACCTGCTCTCGCCCGCGGGCAGGCCCATCCAGGTGACGCAGGATCTGCGCGGTTTCTGGGACCGCACCTATCCCGAAGTGAAGAAGGAATTGAAGGGGCGCTATCCGAAGCACCCGTGGCCCGACGATCCTTGGACGGCAGCGCCGACTCACCGCGCCAAACCGCGTCGCTGA
- a CDS encoding Leucine aminopeptidase-related protein — translation MLRTRTLSAAIAGVFVAAAALAAAPPRNSHPELRAIAGAVRASNLHATDAALVGFGTRHTLSTTTSKTRGIGAARRWVASQFEAISKGCSGCLEIVTPSQVFTGERMPQAGAEVMDVVAIQRGTSDPNRVIVITAHLDSRRSDVMDATGDSPGANDDAAGVAALMETARVLSKYKFPATLVYSADSGEEQGLYGGKIIAQYAVDHGWNVEANLNNDMVGNDHGGNGAVDPHTIRVFSEGTKSNETLEQAAYRRYHGGGVDSPSRNIARYMAALADQYLDDFHVRMVYRTDRWGRSGDQVPFLEQGFPAVRLSESNEDYDRQHQKVRVENGVHYGDVISGVDFEYLANVTRLDAITMASLAMAPSPPSDLTVKGAVAYDTTLSWKPSPGAASYNAWWRETTAPQWQHVQAAGSADSAVLKNIILDDWFFGVSAVSQDGWESPVEFPGYAGSFARSPKLGPDGKPVDALYPSLFGKYGGDAIGEPSWRRKSGG, via the coding sequence ATGCTGCGCACACGCACGCTGTCCGCCGCCATCGCCGGCGTTTTCGTGGCCGCGGCCGCCCTGGCGGCGGCGCCACCCCGGAACAGCCATCCCGAACTGCGCGCCATCGCCGGCGCGGTGCGGGCGTCCAACCTGCACGCGACCGATGCGGCGCTGGTCGGCTTCGGCACGCGCCACACGCTTTCGACCACCACTTCGAAGACGCGCGGCATCGGCGCGGCGCGGCGCTGGGTCGCGTCGCAGTTCGAGGCGATTTCGAAAGGCTGCAGCGGCTGCCTCGAAATCGTGACGCCCTCGCAGGTGTTCACCGGCGAGCGCATGCCGCAGGCCGGCGCGGAAGTGATGGACGTCGTCGCGATCCAGCGCGGCACATCCGATCCGAACCGCGTGATCGTGATCACTGCGCATCTCGATTCGCGGCGCAGCGACGTGATGGACGCGACCGGCGACTCGCCGGGCGCCAACGACGATGCGGCCGGCGTCGCCGCGCTGATGGAAACCGCGCGCGTACTGTCGAAATACAAATTCCCGGCGACGCTGGTGTACTCGGCGGATTCCGGCGAGGAGCAGGGCCTGTACGGCGGCAAGATCATCGCGCAGTACGCGGTCGACCATGGCTGGAACGTCGAAGCCAACCTCAACAACGATATGGTCGGCAACGACCACGGTGGCAATGGCGCGGTCGACCCGCACACCATCCGCGTGTTCTCGGAAGGCACCAAGTCGAACGAGACGCTCGAGCAGGCTGCGTACCGCCGCTACCACGGCGGCGGCGTGGATTCGCCTTCGCGCAATATCGCGCGCTACATGGCGGCGCTCGCCGACCAGTACCTCGATGATTTCCACGTGCGCATGGTCTACCGCACCGATCGCTGGGGACGTTCCGGCGACCAGGTGCCGTTCCTCGAGCAGGGTTTTCCGGCGGTGCGCTTGTCCGAATCGAACGAGGATTACGACCGCCAGCACCAGAAAGTGCGCGTAGAGAACGGCGTGCACTACGGCGACGTGATTTCCGGCGTGGATTTCGAGTACCTCGCCAACGTCACGCGCCTCGACGCGATCACGATGGCCTCGCTGGCAATGGCGCCATCGCCGCCGTCGGATCTCACGGTGAAAGGCGCCGTCGCCTACGACACCACGCTGTCGTGGAAGCCGTCGCCCGGCGCGGCGAGTTACAACGCGTGGTGGCGCGAAACCACCGCGCCGCAGTGGCAACACGTACAGGCTGCCGGCAGCGCCGATTCCGCGGTGCTGAAGAACATCATCCTCGACGATTGGTTCTTCGGCGTGTCCGCAGTGAGCCAGGACGGCTGGGAAAGCCCGGTCGAATTCCCAGGCTACGCCGGCAGCTTCGCGCGTTCGCCGAAACTGGGGCCGGACGGCAAGCCGGTGGACGCGTTGTACCCCAGCCTGTTCGGCAAGTACGGCGGCGATGCGATCGGTGAACCGTCGTGGCGCAGGAAATCCGGCGGGTGA